Part of the Bacillus sp. N1-1 genome, ACAAGTCTAACGTTAGGCTTTCACATTATTTTTGCGACGTTAGGTGTCGGTGTCCCGTTATTAATTAGTCTAGCTGAATGGATCGGGATTAAACGAAACGATCCCTATTACACGCTACTTGCTCGGAGGTGGGCGAGAGGTTTCGTCGTTACAGTAGCGGTAGGTGTTGTGACAGGAACTGCTATTGGCTTACAATTATCACTTTTATGGCCTAATTTTATGCAGTTGGCAGGTCAGGTAATTAGTTTACCGCTATTCCTTGAAACATTTGCTTTCTTCTTTGAAGCGATTTTTCTAGGAATCTATCTTTATACTTGGGACAGGTTTAAAAAGCCGATTTACCACTGGTTAATTTCAATTCCAGTTGTCATTGGCTCAACTTTATCCGCTGTCTTTATTTCAACTGTTAATGCTTTTATGAACTCCCCGCAGGGCTTTGATATGGTAGATGGTGTGCTTACCAATATCCAACCGCTTGCAGCAATGTTTAATCCTGCAACGCCAACAAAGGTTGGGCATGTTGTGATGTCGGCGTATTTAACTTCTGCGATCGTACTTGCTGCTATTACAGCGTTCCATATGTTAAAGGGAAAGCGAAGTACGTATTATCGAAAAGCGCTCAAATTGACGATGACGGCTGGTTTTATCTTTGCGATCGGAACAGCTGTCATTGGAGATTTCTCAGGGAAATATTTAGCCGAGTACCAGCCGAGTAAGCTAGCCGCCGCAGAGTGGCATTTTGAGACTTCTGAAAATGCTGATCTTGTTGTTGGTGGTTTTCTAGATGACGAAACGAACGAAGTAAAATATGGTCTTGTTTTACCTAATTTCTTAAGTATTCTTGCCCATGGTGATCCTAATGCTGAAGTAATGGGACTTGATCAAGTTCCGGAAGATGAAGTACCTCCGCTTTACATCCACTATTTATTTGATGGGATGGTCGGCATCGGGATGTTTCTGGCCGCTTTAACGTTCTTTTTTGTTATCGCTCTTCGATTAAAACGTTTTAATACCGAAAATAAATGGTTCTTGCGATTAATCGTGCTTGCTGGACCGCTTTCAGTTCTTGCGATCGAGTTTGGATGGATTTTCTCT contains:
- a CDS encoding cytochrome ubiquinol oxidase subunit I, which translates into the protein MELDSAMLSRLLTSLTLGFHIIFATLGVGVPLLISLAEWIGIKRNDPYYTLLARRWARGFVVTVAVGVVTGTAIGLQLSLLWPNFMQLAGQVISLPLFLETFAFFFEAIFLGIYLYTWDRFKKPIYHWLISIPVVIGSTLSAVFISTVNAFMNSPQGFDMVDGVLTNIQPLAAMFNPATPTKVGHVVMSAYLTSAIVLAAITAFHMLKGKRSTYYRKALKLTMTAGFIFAIGTAVIGDFSGKYLAEYQPSKLAAAEWHFETSENADLVVGGFLDDETNEVKYGLVLPNFLSILAHGDPNAEVMGLDQVPEDEVPPLYIHYLFDGMVGIGMFLAALTFFFVIALRLKRFNTENKWFLRLIVLAGPLSVLAIEFGWIFSEVGRQPWILWDIMRTGHAATSANGVGWMFVLFLLLYIVLGTLCVTVLRKMFKTNPAENELEEIARRK